One window of the Rufibacter radiotolerans genome contains the following:
- a CDS encoding NuoI/complex I 23 kDa subunit family protein has product MGKETGSLQRRGFWRNAQSLWQGMALTFRHMLQARRRRAPLDIADPNYFAHQTGLVTLKYPYETLPVPENGRYRLHNEIDDCIVCDLCAKICPVDCITIESVKATEDIGETSDGTKKRLFAPMFDIDLAKCCYCGLCTTVCPTDCLTMTKVYDFPEVDIKNMIYHFTDLSPEQAEEKKRLWADQQEAVAKAKAEALKAGQQKKP; this is encoded by the coding sequence ATGGGCAAAGAAACAGGCAGCTTACAAAGACGAGGCTTTTGGCGAAATGCGCAATCGCTCTGGCAGGGCATGGCGCTTACGTTCAGGCACATGCTTCAGGCCAGGCGCCGGCGCGCTCCCTTGGATATCGCGGACCCCAACTACTTCGCGCATCAAACCGGATTGGTGACCCTGAAGTACCCCTATGAGACGCTGCCTGTACCCGAGAACGGCCGCTACCGCCTGCACAATGAGATTGACGACTGCATTGTCTGCGACCTCTGCGCCAAGATCTGCCCCGTAGACTGCATCACCATTGAGTCTGTCAAAGCCACCGAAGACATAGGCGAAACCTCAGACGGCACTAAAAAACGGCTCTTCGCGCCCATGTTTGACATTGACCTGGCCAAATGTTGTTACTGCGGACTCTGCACCACCGTCTGCCCTACCGATTGCCTGACCATGACCAAGGTCTATGACTTCCCGGAGGTGGACATCAAAAACATGATCTACCATTTCACGGACCTCAGCCCCGAGCAGGCCGAGGAAAAGAAGCGCCTCTGGGCCGATCAGCAGGAGGCGGTGGCCAAAGCAAAGGCCGAGGCCCTGAAAGCCGGGCAGCAAAAAAAACCGTAG
- a CDS encoding complex I subunit 1/NuoH family protein: MLALPFVIFLILGVVVIIFYAERKLSAFIQDRLGPTEAGPYGTLQFAADILKLLQKEDIVPAAADKWLFKLAPLVIFAAVLAGFAVVPLTPTLIPSGTSLGLFFLLAIVSLDVVGLLMAGWGSNNKYALLGAMRSVAQIVSYEIPAGLAILSVVIISQSLDLQEISFQQGLHLRQFPGYGQETNYLFGLKAWGVDVTQVGGFLTWNILRMPLLSIGFVIYFIASLAECNRAPFDIPEAESELVAGFHVEYSGFRFAALFLAEYAMMLLVSLVAVVLFLGSWNTPFPNLGPVRLADWTTGALGSWSGHLWAFFWLVGKALVLMTVQVWLRWTYPRLRVDQLMHLCWKLLTPAALVLVLLAAVWRLFMI; this comes from the coding sequence ATGCTGGCGTTGCCGTTTGTCATATTCCTGATTCTGGGCGTGGTGGTAATCATCTTCTACGCCGAGCGGAAGCTGTCGGCCTTTATCCAGGACCGGCTGGGGCCCACTGAGGCCGGGCCGTACGGCACCCTGCAGTTTGCCGCCGATATCCTCAAGCTCCTCCAGAAAGAAGACATAGTGCCGGCCGCCGCCGATAAGTGGCTTTTCAAACTGGCCCCGCTGGTAATTTTCGCGGCGGTGCTGGCGGGGTTTGCCGTGGTGCCGCTCACCCCAACCCTTATTCCCTCGGGCACCTCGTTGGGCCTGTTCTTTCTACTGGCCATTGTGTCTCTGGATGTGGTGGGGCTCTTGATGGCGGGCTGGGGCTCCAATAACAAATATGCGCTGCTGGGGGCCATGCGGTCGGTGGCGCAGATTGTGTCCTATGAGATTCCGGCGGGGCTGGCGATTCTAAGCGTGGTGATCATCAGCCAGAGCCTTGATTTGCAGGAAATCAGTTTTCAGCAGGGGCTGCACCTGCGGCAGTTTCCCGGGTACGGGCAGGAGACCAATTACCTGTTCGGGCTGAAGGCCTGGGGAGTGGACGTGACGCAGGTGGGTGGATTCCTGACCTGGAACATTTTGCGCATGCCGCTGCTCAGCATTGGGTTTGTGATTTACTTTATTGCGTCGCTGGCCGAGTGCAACCGGGCGCCCTTTGATATTCCGGAGGCGGAATCTGAGCTGGTGGCGGGTTTTCACGTAGAATACAGTGGCTTCCGGTTTGCCGCGCTATTCCTGGCCGAGTACGCCATGATGTTGCTGGTGAGTTTGGTGGCCGTGGTCTTGTTTCTAGGCAGCTGGAACACGCCTTTCCCCAACCTGGGCCCTGTGCGCCTGGCCGACTGGACCACGGGTGCCTTGGGGAGTTGGAGTGGGCATTTATGGGCGTTCTTCTGGTTGGTAGGCAAGGCGCTGGTGCTAATGACGGTGCAGGTATGGCTGCGCTGGACCTATCCGCGGCTGCGCGTAGACCAACTCATGCACCTGTGCTGGAAACTGCTGACCCCGGCGGCGCTGGTGTTAGTATTGCTGGCGGCGGTGTGGCGTTTATTCATGATTTAA
- a CDS encoding DUF1801 domain-containing protein: protein MATVKLTPAQQEEKIEVFFTHGPAYAQPICEKLREAIATADPDLKASWKWGTPVYEKAGASMVCAISVHKQHVNLTFFQGVQVPDTYGLFTTGLDAKNMRTIRFTEAGQVNEKQVAEYVIAATHVKPDKSAKSTERSVIEIPEDLKLALAQAQQLDKFEQMAYTHRKEYVRWVTEAKRQETRDSRILKTVDRIMEGKKFS, encoded by the coding sequence ATGGCCACCGTTAAACTGACGCCCGCCCAGCAGGAAGAAAAAATTGAAGTCTTTTTCACCCACGGCCCGGCTTATGCGCAGCCTATCTGCGAGAAACTGAGAGAGGCCATTGCCACCGCAGACCCAGACCTGAAGGCCTCCTGGAAATGGGGAACTCCGGTGTATGAGAAAGCGGGCGCAAGCATGGTCTGTGCCATTAGTGTGCACAAACAGCATGTGAACCTCACCTTCTTCCAGGGGGTACAGGTGCCAGATACCTATGGCCTTTTCACTACCGGCCTTGACGCCAAAAACATGCGCACCATCAGGTTCACAGAGGCTGGCCAGGTAAATGAGAAACAGGTGGCAGAATATGTTATAGCCGCCACGCACGTAAAACCAGATAAGTCTGCCAAATCCACGGAACGCAGCGTAATTGAAATACCCGAAGACCTGAAACTGGCCCTCGCCCAGGCCCAGCAACTAGACAAATTTGAGCAGATGGCCTACACGCATCGCAAGGAATACGTGCGCTGGGTCACCGAAGCCAAACGCCAGGAAACGAGGGATAGCCGCATTCTAAAAACCGTAGACCGGATTATGGAGGGTAAGAAATTCAGCTGA